In a genomic window of Roseiflexus castenholzii DSM 13941:
- a CDS encoding STAS domain-containing protein: protein MTHLFATLTNVTARNPDDQRRGRILVSLSLGVIALLLSVGMGLILLQPSVGRFGNLGLAVLVFAVAAVLGKKGFVTAGAYVLIVVSGIGALSGVFLNPNSPFNTFYLLISVLLASVLLPPRQIWVVLGICLAAVAGVLVRVPAETRTAINLDLASAHLTILLIVSAFISFIGARSLSSALKDVDESRRRAEEANRQIEVANATLEAHIEERTAAYRRLTDEQRAVVARLEESLRAQQHLNQMIADLTVPVIPVRNDTLVIPLIGSIDASRVQQLLASALQSLERTRARILIIDVTGVAVIDSHVAAALLQVAQAARLMGAETIVAGIRPEVAQTLISLGADLHSMRTAATLQSALAFTFNGGDVQ, encoded by the coding sequence ATGACCCACTTGTTTGCCACCCTCACTAACGTCACTGCCCGTAATCCTGACGATCAGCGTCGTGGACGCATCCTGGTCTCCCTGTCGCTCGGTGTTATCGCGCTTTTGTTGAGTGTCGGGATGGGATTGATCCTGCTTCAACCATCGGTGGGGCGCTTCGGCAACCTTGGGCTGGCGGTGCTGGTGTTTGCTGTGGCAGCCGTGCTCGGAAAGAAAGGATTCGTTACCGCAGGCGCATATGTTCTGATTGTCGTCAGTGGCATTGGCGCACTGAGCGGTGTATTCCTCAACCCAAATTCGCCCTTCAACACCTTCTATTTGCTCATCAGCGTTTTGCTGGCCAGCGTCCTGCTCCCTCCGCGCCAGATATGGGTGGTCCTTGGAATCTGCCTCGCCGCAGTGGCGGGTGTGCTGGTAAGGGTTCCCGCCGAAACCCGAACCGCGATCAATCTTGATCTGGCGTCCGCCCATCTCACCATTCTGCTGATAGTCAGTGCGTTCATTTCCTTCATTGGAGCGCGCAGTCTGTCGTCGGCGCTGAAGGATGTCGATGAGTCTCGTCGGCGCGCCGAAGAAGCGAACCGACAGATTGAGGTCGCAAATGCAACGTTGGAGGCGCATATTGAAGAGCGAACCGCTGCTTACCGCCGTCTTACCGACGAACAACGCGCAGTCGTTGCGCGGTTAGAGGAAAGCCTTCGCGCGCAACAGCACCTGAACCAGATGATCGCCGATCTGACGGTGCCGGTCATTCCCGTCCGCAACGATACCCTGGTTATTCCGCTAATCGGAAGTATCGATGCCAGCCGGGTCCAGCAGTTGCTGGCTTCGGCGCTTCAGTCCCTTGAGCGCACCCGCGCGCGCATCCTGATTATCGATGTGACCGGGGTTGCCGTCATCGACAGTCACGTCGCGGCGGCGCTGCTCCAGGTGGCGCAGGCAGCGCGTTTGATGGGCGCTGAAACGATTGTCGCCGGTATCCGTCCCGAGGTGGCGCAGACGCTCATCAGTCTGGGCGCCGATTTGCACAGCATGCGCACGGCAGCGACTCTGCAATCGGCGCTGGCGTTTACGTTCAACGGGGGAGACGTGCAATGA
- a CDS encoding Uma2 family endonuclease, with product MTIVHAGPDRVLRSLRADWSRERWEQLPNDGNRYEVIDGILYMTTAPSAFHQWIVRQIVRALFAQIDDLNLGVTLWAPIGVFMPGCDPVQPDILVVQTAHLGIIHDRRIYGVPDLIVEVVSPSNSEQDLDIKRKAYARAAVPEYWIVRPAERDALVCSEPDPVAELFQTVDTIPPTGVLASPTLPIQASIADFFANAPDATL from the coding sequence ATGACAATCGTGCATGCCGGTCCTGATCGCGTGCTGCGATCGCTGCGCGCCGACTGGAGCCGTGAGCGCTGGGAACAGCTTCCCAATGACGGCAATCGCTATGAGGTGATCGATGGGATTCTGTATATGACGACCGCGCCCAGCGCATTTCACCAGTGGATTGTTCGCCAGATTGTGCGCGCGCTCTTTGCTCAGATTGACGATCTAAACCTCGGCGTCACCCTGTGGGCGCCGATCGGGGTTTTTATGCCCGGCTGTGATCCGGTGCAGCCGGATATTCTTGTTGTTCAGACGGCGCACCTGGGCATCATCCATGATCGGCGCATCTATGGCGTGCCAGACCTCATCGTGGAGGTTGTTTCGCCATCGAACTCTGAGCAGGACCTTGATATTAAGCGCAAAGCATATGCGCGCGCAGCCGTGCCGGAATACTGGATTGTTCGCCCTGCCGAACGCGATGCGCTGGTGTGCAGCGAGCCAGACCCTGTGGCTGAACTTTTCCAGACCGTCGATACCATTCCGCCAACCGGAGTCCTGGCTTCCCCAACGTTGCCGATCCAGGCGAGCATTGCCGATTTCTTCGCCAACGCCCCCGATGCTACGCTCTAA
- a CDS encoding FtsX-like permease family protein, which yields MPLTLLNTSLRYILRHPWQFGLAVLGVALGVAVVVSIDLANDSARRAFLLSTETLTGRATHRIVGGPSGIPEEVYRQLRIDLKVRAAAPLVEGEAVAPDRSGLTLRVLGIDPVVEAPFRPWLAGAPGEGATLDRTSPAQEGCQGFGCYGLLMTRPGAALLSAETAREFGIAGGTRLPLMIGATPVEAEIVGLLEPADDASRRALDGLLIVDVATAQEWMGSVGRLSSIDLIVPEGAAGEALLQRIAATLPPSARIERPEQRSNAIQQMTAAFELNLSALSLLALVVGMFLIYNTMTFSVVQRRTMLGTLRCIGVARRQIFALVLGEALLIGLIGALAGLALGIALGRGLVGLVTQTINDLYFAVTVRSVELSPGVLLKGFALGVAATLGAAAVPATEATLTPPRTVLRRSSYEERIQRAVRTAALVGAALLAVGLGLLAVPGRSLTLSFGGLLALTIGAAALTPLITQGLANIARPATGRAFGLLGRMAARDIVASLSRTSVAVAALMIAVSVTIGVGLMVSSFRTTVERWLENTIRADIFVSAPSARGNRLDSPLPNEAIARIVEAPGIERYRRYRSATIESSVGPLLTIALDVTPADYRVFQWVGAVDEPAVWRAFASGAALISEPLAYRHNLRPGDTLTLLTDRGERQFPIAGVFYDYGSDQGVAMIDLAVYQAWWDDGALSSLGVYVEPGVDVDELVRDLRARMPPGLAVNIVSNRGLRETSMAIFDRTFAITTVLQLLATIVAFIGILSALMALQLERAREMGVLRANGLTPRQLWGLVVGQTGLMGLFAGVLAIPVGVMMAAVLVYVINRRSFGWTLLFELNGALFAQAVAVAVVAALLAGLYPAWRMGRTSPALALREE from the coding sequence ATGCCGTTGACGCTTCTGAACACATCACTCCGCTATATCCTGCGCCATCCATGGCAATTTGGTCTGGCAGTGCTGGGGGTTGCTTTGGGGGTTGCCGTGGTGGTCTCCATCGACCTGGCGAACGACAGCGCGCGACGGGCGTTTCTCCTTTCAACGGAGACGTTGACCGGGCGCGCAACCCACCGGATCGTCGGCGGACCTTCGGGTATACCGGAAGAAGTCTACCGCCAGTTACGGATTGATCTGAAGGTACGTGCAGCGGCGCCATTGGTGGAGGGGGAAGCTGTTGCGCCGGATCGCAGCGGATTGACGCTTCGTGTCCTGGGGATCGACCCGGTTGTGGAAGCGCCGTTCCGTCCGTGGCTCGCTGGCGCACCCGGCGAGGGCGCGACGCTTGACCGGACATCCCCGGCGCAGGAGGGGTGCCAGGGATTTGGGTGTTACGGATTGCTGATGACACGCCCCGGCGCGGCGCTGCTCTCAGCGGAAACTGCGCGCGAGTTCGGCATTGCCGGCGGTACGCGCCTGCCCCTGATGATCGGCGCAACGCCGGTCGAAGCGGAAATAGTCGGGCTGTTAGAGCCTGCCGATGACGCCAGCCGACGCGCGCTCGACGGGCTGTTGATCGTCGATGTGGCGACGGCGCAGGAATGGATGGGAAGCGTTGGCAGGTTGAGCAGCATCGACCTGATCGTTCCCGAAGGTGCGGCAGGGGAGGCGCTGCTGCAACGGATTGCCGCGACGCTTCCTCCCAGCGCGCGCATCGAACGCCCTGAGCAACGCAGCAACGCGATCCAGCAAATGACCGCAGCGTTCGAGTTGAATCTGTCCGCCCTCAGCCTGCTGGCGCTGGTCGTCGGCATGTTCCTGATCTACAACACGATGACCTTCTCGGTGGTGCAGCGGCGCACCATGCTGGGAACGCTCCGCTGCATCGGTGTGGCGCGGCGGCAGATTTTTGCGCTGGTGCTGGGTGAAGCGTTGCTGATCGGACTAATCGGCGCGCTGGCGGGCCTGGCGCTCGGCATCGCGCTGGGGCGCGGTCTCGTTGGATTGGTGACGCAAACGATCAATGATCTCTACTTCGCGGTCACGGTGCGTTCGGTCGAATTGTCGCCTGGCGTGTTGTTGAAAGGGTTCGCGCTGGGCGTAGCGGCAACGCTCGGCGCGGCTGCGGTTCCGGCGACGGAAGCGACGCTGACCCCGCCGCGCACCGTGCTGCGCCGTTCGTCATATGAAGAACGGATACAACGGGCGGTGCGCACCGCCGCGCTCGTCGGCGCGGCGCTACTGGCGGTCGGGCTTGGGTTACTCGCCGTTCCGGGGCGCAGCCTGACGTTAAGTTTCGGCGGGTTGCTGGCGCTCACCATTGGCGCAGCCGCGCTGACACCGCTCATCACGCAAGGTCTCGCCAACATCGCGCGCCCGGCGACCGGTCGCGCCTTCGGGCTGCTGGGGCGGATGGCAGCGCGCGACATTGTAGCGTCGCTCAGCCGCACGTCGGTTGCGGTCGCTGCCCTGATGATCGCCGTCTCGGTCACGATTGGCGTCGGTCTGATGGTGAGCAGTTTTCGCACAACGGTCGAGCGCTGGCTGGAAAACACCATCCGCGCCGATATTTTCGTCTCCGCGCCAAGCGCGCGCGGCAACCGTCTTGATTCGCCGCTGCCGAACGAAGCGATTGCTCGCATTGTCGAAGCGCCGGGCATCGAACGCTACCGCCGCTACCGCAGCGCGACCATCGAGAGCAGCGTCGGTCCGCTGTTGACCATTGCGCTGGATGTCACCCCGGCGGATTACCGGGTCTTCCAGTGGGTTGGCGCTGTCGATGAACCTGCCGTCTGGCGGGCGTTCGCCAGCGGTGCGGCGTTGATCTCGGAGCCGCTGGCATACCGCCACAATCTGCGCCCTGGCGATACGCTGACCTTGCTGACCGACCGCGGCGAGCGGCAGTTCCCAATTGCCGGCGTCTTCTACGATTACGGCAGCGACCAAGGCGTGGCGATGATCGACCTTGCCGTGTACCAGGCATGGTGGGATGACGGGGCGCTCTCGTCGCTGGGGGTGTATGTTGAACCGGGAGTGGATGTCGATGAACTGGTGCGCGACCTGCGCGCGCGCATGCCGCCTGGTCTGGCGGTCAATATCGTCTCGAACCGCGGGTTGCGCGAAACCTCAATGGCGATTTTCGACCGCACGTTTGCGATCACGACCGTCTTGCAACTTCTGGCGACGATCGTGGCATTCATCGGCATTCTTTCGGCGCTCATGGCGCTGCAACTCGAACGGGCGCGCGAGATGGGGGTGCTGCGCGCCAACGGCTTGACGCCGCGCCAGTTGTGGGGGCTGGTCGTCGGGCAGACCGGGTTGATGGGGTTATTCGCAGGAGTGCTGGCGATTCCGGTTGGGGTGATGATGGCGGCAGTGCTGGTCTATGTCATCAACCGTCGTTCGTTTGGCTGGACGCTTCTTTTCGAGTTGAACGGCGCACTGTTTGCGCAGGCGGTTGCCGTGGCAGTCGTAGCGGCGCTGCTGGCGGGACTGTACCCGGCGTGGCGCATGGGGCGCACCTCACCGGCGCTGGCGTTACGCGAGGAGTAG
- a CDS encoding amidohydrolase → MIPDTILSGATIYPMVTAPMTCGAIAIGGDRILAAGPADDIEALAGASTRTVRLPSEYAVIPAFHDSHQHLLSYVRSRTRVALWDTTSIAALLERLRAEAMRRPPGEWIVAVGHDQGRLTERRHPTRAELDAAVPGHPLLIYRACNHVALANSVALTRAGITAATPDPPGGRIERDSDGSPTGVLLEAAMALAMHVVEAPSIDWHAGVRDAAREYHKRGIVAIGEAALGHIAGLHDLKIVNDLIRDGGTGLRMYALAYGAVAEAMLQAAEAGESQEAWRNDAWLRFGAIKYFADGTLGGGTAWLSEGYGDEPGNSGFPLVPAEELDARVLRAHRAGFQVAIHAIGDAAVAMALDAYERALTAYPRANHRHRIEHVEVVHAGLPERFARLEVIAAIQSCFTWWEEGDVTRLGPGLAPWGHAWGALQRAGVILANGSDNPVLPDFAPLQGIAAAVTRKAHNGRTIAAHQAIGLMDALRSYTWGSAYAAFAEHEQGALAPGMYADIAVLDGDPLTVEPERIPEISVVMTIAGGKIMYEQ, encoded by the coding sequence ATGATCCCAGACACCATCCTCTCCGGGGCAACAATTTATCCGATGGTCACCGCACCAATGACGTGCGGCGCCATCGCCATTGGCGGCGACCGCATTCTTGCAGCAGGACCGGCGGACGACATCGAGGCGCTTGCGGGAGCATCGACGCGCACGGTGCGTCTGCCGTCCGAATACGCTGTCATTCCGGCGTTTCACGATTCGCATCAGCACCTGTTGAGTTATGTGCGCAGCCGCACCCGCGTGGCGCTATGGGATACGACGAGCATCGCTGCGCTGCTGGAACGGCTGCGCGCGGAAGCGATGCGACGACCGCCGGGGGAATGGATCGTCGCTGTGGGACATGACCAGGGGCGACTGACGGAACGCCGCCATCCGACACGCGCAGAACTCGACGCTGCCGTTCCCGGTCATCCGCTCCTGATCTATCGCGCCTGCAATCATGTGGCGCTGGCGAATTCTGTTGCACTGACGCGCGCCGGCATCACTGCCGCCACGCCCGACCCGCCAGGCGGCCGAATCGAGCGCGACAGTGATGGAAGTCCAACCGGCGTGCTGCTCGAAGCGGCAATGGCGCTGGCAATGCATGTGGTCGAAGCGCCTTCCATCGATTGGCACGCCGGCGTGCGGGATGCAGCACGAGAGTACCACAAACGCGGCATCGTTGCGATTGGGGAAGCGGCGCTCGGGCATATCGCCGGTCTGCATGATCTGAAGATCGTGAACGACCTCATCCGCGATGGTGGTACGGGGCTACGCATGTATGCACTGGCATACGGCGCCGTGGCAGAAGCGATGCTCCAGGCGGCGGAAGCGGGCGAGTCGCAGGAGGCCTGGCGCAACGACGCCTGGTTGCGTTTCGGGGCGATCAAGTATTTCGCCGACGGGACACTCGGCGGCGGGACGGCGTGGCTCAGCGAGGGATATGGCGATGAGCCGGGCAACTCTGGTTTTCCACTCGTGCCAGCAGAAGAACTCGATGCGCGGGTGTTGCGCGCGCATCGCGCCGGATTCCAGGTTGCCATCCACGCCATTGGCGATGCAGCCGTGGCAATGGCGCTCGATGCGTATGAACGCGCACTTACCGCATATCCGCGCGCCAATCATCGTCACCGCATCGAGCACGTCGAAGTTGTGCATGCCGGGTTGCCGGAGCGCTTCGCGCGCCTGGAGGTGATCGCCGCCATTCAGTCGTGCTTCACCTGGTGGGAAGAAGGCGACGTGACCAGGTTAGGACCCGGGCTGGCGCCGTGGGGGCACGCCTGGGGCGCCTTGCAACGCGCCGGGGTCATCCTCGCCAATGGATCAGATAACCCGGTGTTGCCAGATTTCGCGCCCCTCCAGGGGATTGCGGCGGCAGTGACGCGCAAGGCGCACAATGGTCGCACAATCGCCGCACATCAGGCAATCGGTTTGATGGATGCGTTACGTAGTTACACCTGGGGCAGTGCGTATGCCGCCTTCGCCGAGCATGAGCAGGGCGCGCTGGCGCCGGGCATGTACGCCGATATTGCCGTGCTCGATGGCGATCCGCTAACTGTTGAACCTGAGCGCATACCGGAAATTTCCGTCGTCATGACCATTGCTGGCGGGAAGATTATGTACGAACAATGA
- a CDS encoding molybdopterin molybdotransferase MoeA — translation MPDLFQVVTVAEARARLGAHIVPLSRREVIPLHEALDRVLAEELRSPVDLPAFPRSTVDGFAVRAVDTYGASESLPAYLTLCGEVPMGRAPEFTVTSGEAALIHTGGMLPSGSDSVVMVEYTQRLDPTMIEVVRPVAIGENVIPVGEDVSRGDLLFPRGHRLRPQDLGGLAGVGIVRVPVVARPRVAILASGDEIIPADADVAPGQVRDINSYTIAALVRRAGGEPVLCGIAPDDPTILDRMARSALEGADLLVLSAGSSVSARDYTVRVIEALGAPGVLVHGVAIHPGKPTIIAVADERPVFGLPGNPVSAIIAFGLFVAPALRRLQGALEVDPPTVQAVLTLNIASKPGREDFVPVRLERRDGALRAEPVFGKSNLIYTLAHADGLVRVPLDLSGLYAGDTVEVVLF, via the coding sequence ATGCCTGATCTGTTTCAGGTAGTGACCGTCGCCGAGGCGCGTGCCCGCCTTGGCGCTCACATCGTTCCTCTATCACGGCGCGAGGTGATCCCGCTCCACGAGGCGCTCGACCGGGTGCTGGCTGAAGAGTTGCGCTCACCGGTCGATCTCCCTGCTTTTCCGCGCTCCACAGTGGATGGTTTTGCGGTGCGCGCTGTGGACACCTATGGCGCCAGCGAGAGTCTTCCAGCCTACCTGACACTCTGTGGCGAGGTTCCGATGGGTCGCGCGCCCGAATTCACCGTCACTTCGGGAGAGGCTGCGCTCATCCACACAGGCGGGATGCTCCCTTCCGGCAGTGACAGCGTCGTGATGGTCGAGTATACGCAGCGCCTCGATCCCACGATGATCGAAGTCGTGCGCCCCGTGGCGATTGGCGAAAACGTCATCCCCGTTGGCGAGGATGTATCGCGGGGTGATCTGCTCTTCCCCCGCGGTCACCGGCTCCGTCCGCAGGACCTCGGAGGGTTGGCAGGCGTCGGCATTGTGCGCGTCCCTGTCGTTGCCCGTCCGCGCGTCGCTATCCTTGCCTCAGGCGACGAGATCATTCCTGCCGACGCCGACGTGGCGCCCGGACAAGTGCGCGACATCAACAGTTATACGATTGCCGCTCTGGTGCGGCGTGCCGGTGGTGAGCCTGTTCTTTGCGGCATTGCTCCGGACGATCCGACCATTTTGGATCGAATGGCGCGCAGCGCGCTCGAAGGCGCCGATCTTCTCGTGCTCTCCGCCGGCAGTTCGGTAAGCGCGCGCGACTATACAGTCCGCGTGATTGAGGCGCTCGGCGCTCCAGGAGTGCTGGTGCACGGGGTGGCCATTCACCCTGGTAAGCCCACGATCATTGCCGTGGCTGATGAACGGCCCGTCTTCGGCTTGCCCGGCAACCCGGTCTCAGCGATCATCGCCTTTGGTCTTTTTGTCGCTCCGGCGCTGCGCCGACTCCAAGGCGCCCTTGAGGTGGACCCGCCGACCGTCCAGGCTGTTCTGACGCTTAATATTGCCTCGAAACCTGGACGCGAGGACTTTGTGCCGGTGCGCCTCGAGCGGCGTGATGGGGCGCTGCGAGCCGAACCGGTGTTTGGGAAGTCGAATCTGATCTACACTCTGGCGCACGCCGATGGTCTTGTGCGCGTTCCTCTCGATTTGAGCGGGCTGTACGCTGGTGATACGGTGGAGGTCGTGCTGTTCTGA
- a CDS encoding molybdopterin biosynthesis protein: MSRRRYYLEDRALDDAVARFEAAIERVGGLHPLDGETVPLAEARDRVTAAPVWAARSVPHYHAAAMDGIAVRAATTAGATESSPLTLALGEQAVWVDTGDPMPPGADAVVMAEHVQVLDDTTVAITAAVAPWQHVRPMGEDIVATELVVPEGVRLRPVDLGAIAAAGHATVSVRRRPRVAIIPTGTELVTPEAAAEREAIGHPVRAGEIIEFNSLILSGMVEEWGGLPTRLPPVPDRQDLLRAVIVSAIDHHDVIVVNAGSSAGAEDYTATVLAELGEVAVHGVAIRPGHPVILGVAGGKPALGLPGYPVSAALTAELFLRPLLYRLLGLTPPPRPEVTATISRKLLSPLGEDEFVRVTLGRVDGRLIATPLARGAGVVMSLVRADGRARIPRFSEGLHAGAEVTVELLRDQAEIESTIVVIGSHDLALDLLASHVRRAGRRLSSANVGSLGGLMALKRRDAHLAGVHLLDEETGEYNASYIRRLLPDEEIVLVHLAYREQGFLVAPGNPLGLSRLRDLARPGVRFVNRQRGSGTRMLLDYQLRLEGIDPSAITGYQREEFTHMAVAAAVQSGAADVGLGISAAARALGLAFIPLFSERYDLAVPRRHWESELLAPLRQILFESAYRSAVESLGGYNVDRMGEEVRV; this comes from the coding sequence ATGTCACGACGACGCTACTATCTTGAGGATCGCGCCCTGGATGATGCGGTAGCCCGCTTTGAGGCGGCGATTGAGCGCGTTGGCGGACTGCATCCGCTGGACGGCGAGACTGTTCCTCTGGCTGAGGCGCGGGACCGCGTCACAGCCGCTCCGGTGTGGGCAGCCCGTTCTGTGCCTCACTACCACGCAGCAGCCATGGATGGCATCGCCGTGCGCGCCGCCACGACCGCCGGCGCGACCGAGTCGTCGCCGCTGACCCTCGCGCTTGGCGAGCAGGCAGTCTGGGTCGATACCGGCGACCCGATGCCGCCCGGCGCTGATGCTGTGGTGATGGCCGAGCACGTTCAGGTGCTCGACGATACGACTGTGGCGATCACCGCTGCGGTAGCGCCTTGGCAGCATGTGCGACCGATGGGTGAGGACATCGTTGCGACCGAACTGGTCGTCCCTGAAGGTGTGCGCTTGCGCCCGGTCGATCTGGGAGCGATCGCTGCCGCCGGTCACGCAACTGTCAGCGTGCGGCGACGTCCGCGTGTGGCGATTATCCCCACCGGCACCGAGTTAGTCACGCCCGAAGCGGCTGCCGAGCGCGAGGCGATAGGTCATCCGGTGCGCGCCGGTGAGATCATCGAGTTTAACTCACTGATCCTCTCCGGTATGGTCGAGGAGTGGGGCGGCCTGCCTACGCGCCTGCCCCCTGTGCCTGACCGGCAGGATTTGTTGCGTGCTGTCATTGTGAGCGCTATCGACCACCACGATGTCATTGTGGTCAATGCCGGATCGTCAGCCGGCGCCGAGGACTACACGGCGACCGTGCTCGCTGAACTTGGCGAGGTGGCCGTCCATGGAGTGGCTATTCGTCCCGGACACCCCGTGATCCTCGGTGTGGCGGGCGGGAAGCCGGCTCTGGGACTGCCCGGCTATCCCGTATCGGCAGCGCTCACCGCCGAACTGTTCCTCCGTCCACTGCTGTACCGGCTCCTGGGTCTCACCCCGCCGCCCCGCCCTGAGGTGACGGCGACGATCAGTCGCAAACTGCTCTCGCCGCTGGGCGAGGATGAGTTCGTGCGCGTCACGCTGGGTCGGGTGGATGGGCGACTCATCGCTACGCCGCTGGCGCGGGGTGCGGGTGTGGTGATGTCCCTTGTTCGTGCCGACGGACGCGCGCGCATTCCCCGTTTCTCCGAGGGTCTCCATGCAGGCGCCGAGGTTACTGTCGAACTCCTGCGCGATCAGGCTGAGATTGAGTCAACCATCGTTGTCATCGGCAGCCACGATCTGGCGCTCGACCTGCTGGCAAGTCATGTGCGACGCGCCGGTCGGCGCCTCAGTTCAGCCAATGTGGGCAGCCTGGGCGGTCTGATGGCGCTTAAGCGTCGCGATGCCCACCTTGCTGGCGTGCACCTCCTTGATGAGGAGACCGGCGAGTATAACGCCTCGTATATACGGCGTCTATTGCCGGACGAAGAGATTGTGCTGGTTCATCTGGCGTACCGCGAGCAGGGCTTTCTCGTGGCGCCGGGTAACCCGCTTGGGCTGAGCAGGCTGCGTGATCTGGCGCGTCCCGGCGTGCGCTTCGTCAACCGGCAGCGTGGATCGGGGACACGTATGCTGCTCGATTATCAATTGCGTCTGGAAGGGATAGACCCCAGCGCCATTACCGGCTATCAGCGCGAGGAGTTCACGCACATGGCGGTTGCTGCGGCAGTGCAGAGCGGCGCTGCGGATGTGGGTCTTGGTATCAGCGCCGCTGCGCGCGCTCTTGGTCTTGCCTTTATCCCCCTCTTCAGCGAGCGCTATGATCTGGCCGTTCCGCGTCGTCACTGGGAGAGCGAGTTGTTGGCGCCACTGCGGCAGATACTTTTCGAATCGGCGTATCGCAGCGCCGTCGAATCGCTGGGTGGCTACAACGTGGATCGGATGGGTGAAGAGGTGCGGGTCTGA
- a CDS encoding ubiquitin-like small modifier protein 1, with the protein MQVNFYATLRPIVGSRTVHFDVGENLTVQQLIDAVVTRFPKLRQELLNDEGNLYPHVHVFVNGRDAPYLPNGVETLIQAGDTIDIFPAVAGG; encoded by the coding sequence ATGCAAGTGAATTTCTATGCCACTCTTCGCCCGATTGTCGGCAGTCGAACCGTGCATTTCGATGTTGGCGAGAATCTGACGGTTCAGCAATTGATCGACGCCGTGGTAACGCGCTTCCCGAAACTGCGCCAGGAATTGCTGAACGATGAGGGGAACCTTTATCCCCACGTGCATGTGTTCGTCAATGGTCGCGACGCGCCGTACCTTCCGAACGGGGTCGAAACGCTGATCCAGGCGGGTGATACAATCGATATCTTTCCCGCTGTGGCTGGAGGGTGA